The DNA window CACCATGGCACTGCCGGAAGCCAGTTCAGGCTCGGCGGCACGGGTTATCGCGTTATTTTCGCTGGCTAGCGCGCGCGGCGCGATGCCTGCTCCTGCCTGCAAAGCGAGCAGGGTTAGTACCAAAACACGTATTTTCACATGCATTACTCTGTGACGAAGAAGATGAAGGTCTTATTTGGCCGAATTATATGTGAGGGATCTGAAGTTGGCACTGGGATTGTGCAAGCCGATTTGTGACAAATTCTGTCGAACAGAAAATTGCGCAAACCGCGAGCGCTCTGGGATAAGCGCCCGCGAGAGAAAAGTTACAGCGCCGGCTGCCAGGCCGACTGCGGCAACAGATATAAACCGGGCTGCTGCCGGGCACCGTCACCGACAATATGACCAATGCCCGCCGCCATCACCGCCAGCGTCACGTCAAAGGCATTCAGGCTGTCGCCGTAGCCCGCCGTCAGGTTGAACATCGAGCCGTTGGCCAGTAAATACAGGGTTTTATCTTCCAGTTGGTAGGCGTTTACAAACGGCATAGGCTCGCTGTGCGGCAGGTTTTGCAGGAAGCCAACGTCAATTTCCGCCGTCACATGGCCCACATTGAGAATAAACACCCCGTCCTTCGCCTGCTGCAGATGCCGCGCCGACAGCACGTTTTTTGCCCCGGTGGCGGTAGCAATCACATCGGCCTGGCTCACCGCACTGGCAAGACTGACCACTGCCCAGCCGTCATAGCGTGCCTGCAGCGCCCGCGCCGGATCGATTTCCGCCACGATCACCTGCCCGCCGTAGGCTTTCGCCGCCGCCGCGACGCCCTGCCCAACCAAACCATAACCGATCACCAGCACGCATTTTTCATGCAGCGTCAAATGGGTGGTCTGGAAGAAAGTGTGCCAGGCGGTCAGGCCGACCATATGGCGGTTATGCAGCCCTTCTTTTACCGGCAGGTCATCCCAGTTGAAGATCGGATAGCGCGGCGCCATGCCGTTTAACCTACTGATGCCGGAACCGGTGGCCTCCAGCCCGGCGATAATTTGCGGGCCATCGACTGACTGATGCAGGCGGGTGGTCAAATCCGCCCCCATTTCGCACAGGTGGGTCGGCCCCCAGGCCAATGCGCGGTCGAACGATGCCGACCAGTCGGCGTCGCTCATATCACGCCAGGCGTGAGCCTGTGCTCCGCGGCGTTCCAGCCAGGCCACCACGTCATCCTGCACCGTAGTTGGGTTGCAGGTGGTCAGATAAATCGCCGCGCCCTTGTCCAGCAGGCCAGCCACCAGCGGTGCCATTTTCAGATCCAGATGCATATTGCACGCCAGCCGCACGCCACTTAAATCCGGCAACGCTGCTACCGCCGCCCGGGTGCGTGGCATATGGCGCATCGCCCAGTCCAGTTCGCTCTCAAAATCCTGATACATCTGTTGCTCCTCTAAGGCTGCGTCGCGCCGACAGGGCGCGGCTGACTGACAGAGAGTATACTGACCCTTATGTATTAAAGACATAGGGGATCAGGATGGCGGATTTGGCCCACTACATTACGGATTACGGCTACTGGGCGCTGTTTATCGGCTGCCTGGCCGAAGGCGAAACCATCACTCTGCTGGGGGGGATTGCGGCGCACCAGGGGTTACTGCATCTGCCCTGGGTGATTGCGGTGGTGGCATTGGGGGGCACATTAGGGGATCAGATCCTGTATTTCCTCGGTCGGCGCTTCGGCGGAAAGGTGATTTCACGCATGAAGAGCCAGGAAAAGCGCATTGAACGCGCCAGGAAGCTGATTGCCCGCCACCCGATGCTGTTCGTGATTGGCGTGCGGTTTATGTATGGTTTTCGCATAATTGGCCCGGTGTTAATCGGTGCCAGCAAACTGCCGCCGTCGCGCTTTGTCCCGTTGAATATTCTGGGCGCCATCCTGTGGGCAACAATCTTTGTGTTGCTGGGCTATTTCGGCGGTGAAGCTATCGCCCGGTTTATCTCGGGCTTCGACAAACGGCTGACCAGCGTGCTGTTCTGCGCACTGGTGATCGCCGTTATCTTGCTGCTGCGATTTTGGTGGCGCCGCCGCCATGCCGACTAGGATTATCGGTTTAACATCAATTTCAGGCCGAGCAAGGCCAGCACTCCGCCGCCCAACCGATCAAACCAGGCTTTAAACCGCAGATAGGTGCGGCGCGGGCGCGGTGACGACAGCACAAAGGCCACAAAGGCGTACCACAGCACATCGATAGTCAGCGCGATCAGCGGCAACACAAGGTACATCACCGGTGATATTTTGTGGCTGAGCAACGCGGCAAACACGCTGCCGAACACAATGGCAGTGTTGGGGTTGC is part of the Serratia quinivorans genome and encodes:
- the ahcY gene encoding Adenosylhomocysteinase — protein: MYQDFESELDWAMRHMPRTRAAVAALPDLSGVRLACNMHLDLKMAPLVAGLLDKGAAIYLTTCNPTTVQDDVVAWLERRGAQAHAWRDMSDADWSASFDRALAWGPTHLCEMGADLTTRLHQSVDGPQIIAGLEATGSGISRLNGMAPRYPIFNWDDLPVKEGLHNRHMVGLTAWHTFFQTTHLTLHEKCVLVIGYGLVGQGVAAAAKAYGGQVIVAEIDPARALQARYDGWAVVSLASAVSQADVIATATGAKNVLSARHLQQAKDGVFILNVGHVTAEIDVGFLQNLPHSEPMPFVNAYQLEDKTLYLLANGSMFNLTAGYGDSLNAFDVTLAVMAAGIGHIVGDGARQQPGLYLLPQSAWQPAL
- the yohD gene encoding Inner membrane protein yohD, coding for MADLAHYITDYGYWALFIGCLAEGETITLLGGIAAHQGLLHLPWVIAVVALGGTLGDQILYFLGRRFGGKVISRMKSQEKRIERARKLIARHPMLFVIGVRFMYGFRIIGPVLIGASKLPPSRFVPLNILGAILWATIFVLLGYFGGEAIARFISGFDKRLTSVLFCALVIAVILLLRFWWRRRHAD